In a genomic window of Niallia taxi:
- a CDS encoding NUDIX domain-containing protein, translating into MNVRISAKAIIIDNDRLLLTKNKDDEGHFYLFPGGGQEHGETLHHAVKRECLEEIGEDVEVGELLFIREYIGKNHEHASFDSNFHQVEHYFICRLLNENDILPSNPDSHQVGMEWLPIQQLQNYRIYPKELLPYLIKYTKNRSTPVYLGDIN; encoded by the coding sequence ATGAACGTTAGAATATCAGCAAAAGCCATTATTATAGATAATGATAGATTATTGTTAACAAAGAATAAAGACGACGAAGGGCATTTTTATTTATTCCCAGGGGGCGGACAGGAGCATGGAGAAACATTACATCATGCTGTGAAAAGAGAGTGCTTAGAAGAAATTGGCGAAGATGTCGAGGTTGGAGAGCTGCTGTTTATCCGAGAATACATCGGGAAAAATCACGAGCACGCATCCTTTGATTCAAACTTTCATCAAGTTGAACATTATTTTATATGCCGTTTGTTAAATGAAAATGATATTCTGCCATCAAATCCAGATAGTCACCAAGTTGGAATGGAATGGCTGCCTATTCAACAATTACAAAACTACAGGATTTATCCGAAGGAACTGCTTCCGTATCTTATCAAATATACAAAAAATAGATCAACTCCTGTTTATTTAGGGGATATAAATTAA
- a CDS encoding acetyltransferase, with amino-acid sequence MAETTCPQCNSDNINKGVIVSGVNNLHMYAYDNRRRGSSPILSYYCEKCGYIIGSFVENPNRLAD; translated from the coding sequence ATGGCTGAAACAACATGCCCTCAATGCAACAGCGACAATATAAACAAGGGAGTTATTGTATCAGGAGTTAATAACTTGCATATGTATGCTTATGATAATAGAAGACGCGGGTCTTCCCCAATTTTGTCTTATTACTGTGAGAAATGTGGCTATATTATTGGATCGTTTGTGGAGAATCCCAATAGACTAGCAGACTAG
- a CDS encoding nucleoside/nucleotide kinase family protein has translation MGKFPLILSISAISGGGKTTVAKRLAAHLNEGVRIVHYDEYQLTGPSDFGNWAVSSGDYNDWDVSPIVKDINLHIKNPEVKYIILDYPFSYLHAQLKDMISISIFIYFH, from the coding sequence ATGGGCAAATTTCCATTAATTTTGTCAATTTCAGCAATATCAGGTGGTGGAAAAACGACAGTAGCAAAAAGGCTGGCTGCTCATCTAAATGAAGGAGTAAGAATAGTACATTATGATGAATATCAGTTAACCGGACCAAGTGACTTCGGCAATTGGGCTGTGAGTAGCGGAGATTATAATGATTGGGATGTGTCGCCAATTGTTAAAGATATTAATTTACATATTAAAAATCCAGAAGTAAAATACATTATTCTGGATTATCCTTTTTCTTATCTTCATGCTCAGTTGAAGGATATGATTAGCATCTCTATTTTCATTTATTTTCATTGA